DNA from Alnus glutinosa chromosome 2, dhAlnGlut1.1, whole genome shotgun sequence:
AGCTCAATTAAACATTTGTAATATACACATATTATGTTtattatgttaatatttatacGTTATAATTAtagaatcttatatttataaaacttatttatatatatataaatttcaacTCAATTTAGGTGAAAATGTAATCAGCTTATATTGggttactattattatttttaggacGTAAGTTGTACTCTGACTTTGTGTAGACTTAAAAAACCGAAAAAGGCAATGGTGTTTCTTTGTCCCTGCTAATTTGTCTGTCTTGTTATGGCTGTGAAATGAGGAACGTATATATGCACTATGCAGATTAAAGAAAGAGGCTGTCCCCATTAGAGGACCTCTTGCTGGCCTTTTACAGGGTACTGTCTTTGGTCTTTTCGGAAGCAAAGTTCATCTTTTCTCCTGTACGATGGATTTCTTAAGGATCCtcttattcttttcctttttttttattttttatttttttatttttatcgaTTATTCTTGGAGTTGAATTATTGTTACAACAACTTGAATTTGATTGGTACTTCACActcataatttcataaaaaagtGGGACAACgagtttgtctttttattttggaaaaaatacataaattcgTTTCAAATTATCGCACAATTTGTCGAGGTattcttaaattattaattgtgtcaatgtctctcgtaataataaaaatattctttataaaattatataaaaacaaaacaaaaaatatttttaaaaaaaaattagaaaggaaaaaaaaaacgaaattaaaaaaaaaacgaaaaaataaaaataaaaaccaaggtttttcattttttttttttgtgaatttttaagattttgttttatattgacatttttttatattttaagaaagacattgacacaattgatagtttgaagggcACATTGACAATTGTGTGACAATTTgagggatatgtgtacttttcccttttatttttgattgGAAAAGTAATAATTTATGACTTCAATTTTAGACAATGCTTAATGGTAGTGTACAGAAGATCTCTTAAAAATTTTCTAATGGTCTAGAtttaatttatcttttcttttttctgaaaacaattgaaattaaatttgaacaattaaaaaaactacaattatATTTGACAGCACCCAAGCCAAataatttgatatatattacTGACTGTTATAGAAATAAATCTCTAGCAACGGTAACCATTTAggataaagaaataatttatttttagagtaaCGTTACGcttacaattattttacaaCTTGTTGATTGTCAACAAATTGTAAAACGGTTATAAAAGAGTTATAAGTATGGAGttcttatttataattttatataaagaaATGTTAAAAACTATACCTGATCTCACTCAGTTGACGTGGCAGTATTTATCAAcccataattttgtttttaacaaaagaaaatccaaaagtTGATGAATGCTATCAGATTAACCcagtaaaacaaaataaaaacgagacaagaatatgatttttaacattattctttcGTATAAGAAGCACGTGTTGATTAGAGCATTCTCAATAGCCTCATCAGATTTtattaaccaaaaataaaatagctaaaaatcatattttctctattttagctatccacttttttaaagcaccccCAAAAGCCTCATCATTTTATCTATTCATTTTtcctattctatttaaatattctttttaaaaatatttctttattctttgtctaacatttaaatttttgaatgtTTATATTTTCCTAATACTCGTATTTCTGAATATGAGTCTTATTCTAACGGacatattttctaatatttatattttcttaaccatcatatatatatatatatatatatatattctaaaggtcatattttttttaaaaaaaaatgtcatatgtTTTCAATATAAGCGTTGAGAAGcagaatgtgaaaaataaatatttgctttgagtgtgaaaaaaaaaaaaattaagaaagggagagaaaattttattaaattttattcttttggtaaataaacagtactcaccaaaataattttcgtagtttttaatgatttagctcacaaaataactaaaaatgttataatttaatagttttaaaattgaaaatggtCTTGGTTAACAAAGTTTGTAACAGGATGGAAGGAGAAGAGGGTAATTATAATAGTTTGACAAAATAGTTAGTGGGTCGTCACCTGCAAAACCCTCCTACATTATTGATTGGCCTTTATTTTATACAGTTTTCAAAGACGAATCATTACAAGCCTGAAGCCTGAAGCCTGGTGAAATAATTCTGTGAAACAATGGTGTAACTGTAGTTCACATCCATCTTTGATTcacttttttgggagaagtgaatgGTAAaggaattcttttctttttattttcttcttttgatcTTTCCTGCGTAGGCCTTATTTGAGAAAATCaccaaaaatgaatttttttttttttttttttttttttgggattctgaaaaaatcaccaaaagtGAATTTAGAAATGGTCTTTTGGATGTTGCGTAAGACCCAAAGTGAACCCACACATATAACGTAAATTCTAAGTAAACCCACAAAGCATGAAAAAGAAAGGATTAATCAATCTCaagttttaatttctttctgaATTTAAAATAATCAAGAAATGAGTGTCGTACCAGTAATGTTAATGTTTTCTTCATgccttttataaattaaaaataaataaatgttctCTTCATATGTCGGCAGAAATGCTTAAGTGGACTTTACGATAGCAGTCCTcgactttatttattattatatggtcaaaacaaatttcaaatcaaaatgcaaaaaatacttttttaaaaaaacatttaaaaacataagtttgtagtaaaaattgtacATATTTGGTGAAATAATTATAGaggtaaaaattataataaattattgagTACCATTTTCTTGCAAGCCGATTATCAAGAGTGTGTTCTActcataatttatattaatctCTGTCCTTTGATACTTTTAAATACAAGTTTCTCCTGCAAAAAAGCATAAAAGTTATAGGCTGATAGCGGTAGGTTAGGTGGAgttgatattaaaaaatataatatattaaaaaaaaaattcctacttcAATACAACGTTGTTTTGGTGGTATTTGAAAAAATCTTCTTTTGCTTGGGGTTTCAATTTTCTTACTTTTCACCTTTCCAGTTTTTATTTCATTCGACAACCCTTAACCTTAGCCGCCCTCCCTATCACTGCTGCTACCCACCTGCCGTCGCGCGGTCAACACTGTCATTTctagtgtttttttattattattactttttcaagttttcttgtggatttttttttttttttttttttgatgattacTCTCTTCAACCCCTGCTTTCTGTAGACACAAAAGATATACCCGTTCCGCTGGGAAGATGTTATGATTCTCTGTACAAAAACCATCGCTTATTAGTGTCTCTGTTTTTCTTGTGTGAAAAATCTTAGCAGCTAACACCATGTGGTGACAGGCAGTATCTCCGCTTAGGGCGGTGACAGAGGCAGATTGGAGTTAAAACAGACCATCTAGGGCGGTGTAAACCCCTACTCTTTAAAGCAATTCTCTTGGCTAAAGCAATTTCGAGTGAGCAAACCTTAACCCAactttcacttttaaaaaaaaagaggcagaaAAAAGGATGGTTAAAGAAACTAAGGCTACATTTGTATTCAATGATGAGTAATACTAGTGAGTAGAGGCAACTGATGAATGAACCCCAAAAGGACATAACGACTTGTAATGAGGAACATAACCAGATTATACAAGGATGCTAATAAGCTATATATATCATctataattaactatatattTCGATTTTCTATTCACATCGCACAAAACTAGAGGGCATGCGACTCACTGCTCGTCCTCATTCCTCTGTGAGAGCAGCCAAGAAAGATAGTCAGATCCCTCATCAAACTGACTTGGTGGAGTAACCCTCTTTCGGATCAGCATTTCTACAGTTGGGCACTTTCTCTTCAGCCCACCCCTAGGCCTCGATTGAAATTGGTCATCTGACTCTTCAAAGTCCCCCTGAACGCAAAGCAATTAATGAATCCAAGCATGAATGTCGTTTTCTATACATGTTGGAAAAGGGTGTCTATCCAGATGAACACACAATAGTTTTGACTCATCCATGGATAAAAAACTTACAGGTGTGTAAACATGGTTCCCTGTTTTTTCATGATTGTCTCTCACATGCTTGTGCGCGAATCTCATTCCACAACCACTAAAGCTACAGGCAAAAGGTTTAAGATCAAGGTGCACAGCCTTCTCGTGCTGACGGAGATTTGatttctgaatatatatatatataaacaagtgCAAAAAATATCATTGAAAAGCCATATAATATTCAgttgtgtatatataaaaataagcacctttcaaaaaaaataaaaataagctgAAAATGGAGAATATCGATGGTGTTGTATCTTACATTTGAAAATGTGTGAAGACAACCCTTGTGATGGCATTTGATTCTCACCAATGACACTTCGGCTTCATGCATTTGCAGGTGTCGCTTAATGTTCTTTTTCAGCTGCTTGGTCCCACATATCTCACAAGTAATATGTCGGTGGCAGGACTTGATGTGGGCCTTAAGGCATTGATCATTGGCAAAATATTTCATACAACCAGTTTCACAACAGAACGCCTCCACTGAGTCTAGTTTAACTGCAGCAGTAAAGGCATTTGTCAAATAGTGCATTTGATAAAATTGCCACTATTTAGCAAGAGTACTTGTTtctcatttcaagaaaattgtTACTAAACAAGATAAATCTAcactataaaaataaagaagacaTAAAGTGATATCCAGAAGCAAAATTATAGTAGGAATTGCAATTTTGGAAAGCAAAGCAACTTGCCATGGGAGTCCTCATGCTTCCGCAACTTTGACGCAAATCTGAATACCTTCCCACACCCAATTTCAGGGCAGACATACTGCTTCTGGCATTCAGTATCAGTGGGAGGGTGATCCTCGCCATGGAATTCTTTTACGTGCCTTTTCATGTTGCCTTGTAAAGAAAATTCACGGTTGCAGTTCTCAATTGGACAATTGAAGAGTTTTCCTTGGTGCTGTAGCAGATGGCGAGTCAAGTGGTCCTTTCTTCTGTAGCTGGAATGGCAATCATCAACAGGACACTTATATGGCCTCTGCAACAAAATCAAAAGGATCAAATAAGAGTCAAGAGCTACGAGAACTGCAAGGATAACTATCCACAGCATCTGAATATACATGACAAGAAACCTTCAAACCTCAACTTGGAAACATGGCGTGATTGAGGCTCACTTGAAGGAGCTTCTCAGGAGGTCTCCCACCTGATACTAGTCCATTCAAGTCTGAAGATACAGCCTCTCGCATTTTGGAGTTCATTGTATGGGATCCAATGCTACACACTTTAACATCTCAAATAAGTAAAGATTCCTGCAAAATAATTCATCTTCATTCGACCCATAAgctaaataaatttcattaCCAAGGTGCAAACAGCCATCAACACAGCTGGCAGGTAGGAAATAAAAAAGTATCATAGCAATATCTTATAACATGCACCCACCTCTAATAAAGCCCATATTTTGCTCATATGAGGCTCTAGTAGTTTATCGGTTAACGGCCTCTTCAAAAGAATATATGCTTTCtacaaaagttaaatttagtAAACTAAAAAGTGAAATGAGTTTTGAGATCAAATTAACCACATGTCATATTTCTTACATGGGTACAAAaacagcaacaacaaaaaaactcaTTGATAAATCAATTCTATTAGTGCAAATTTTTGTAAGAGAAGTAATTTTGTAGTGTTTTAAGATCTTCTAGCTCATGGGCCAACATAATCACACACTGATCTAGCAGGCATATACtacaaaaaatcaataatacaaTCATTTCAAACCAGCAAATTCAAAGCCGAAATTGTTATGAGTTCGTGCGAGATAGATCATCTACAACCAACCACATCAGAccaaccccaacccaacaaaatAATCATTTCAAATACACAAATCTAAAGCTAAAATGGGCTAAACCGAATCTCAAAAACACTTAATCATGCAAACCAAAAAGGAAAACCACGCAAACAAATACCTCAAGGGAATGACTCTGCATATGCTGCTTCAAATACGCTGGTTTCTTGAAAGTGGAACCACATTCTGTGCAAGTATTGGATTTTGTCCCCcctattttctcttcttcatcaGCACGCTTCTCCCCCATCTCTTCCtaaaaaataggaaaacaatgaaaaaataaacagctatttcaaattttcaatataCAAACAAGCACATATCAGAGAAAGAGAGGCAGATGCAGACCTTGTGATGGGCGAGGATGTGAGAGGTGATGAGGGACTTCTTGGACCTGCAAATGCCACAGTACTCACAGAAATAATGCCTTATGTCTCTGAATATCGGCTTTTCTATCTCTCCCATCtgacccatctctctctctgtaccGTTCCAGCGAGAGTAAGAGAGAAGAAGCTGTGACGGCGCAAAGACAGGGTTTTACAGAAGAGAGGAATGAGAACCTAGTGCTTTTGCTTCGGCTTCTTGGGTGTTGCTGCGTACTTTGCTTTGGAGCCTAAAGAAGGCTCAAGGGCTGCgtaagggaaaaaaataacGTTTGAGCCCATCAGCACAAGGGAAAAAACGACCAAGGATCTGGccctttatttttaatgattccatagaagaagaaaaataaataaataaatatataaaaagaacaagaaaattttacaaaaaagttTTTAAGCTCTATCAATCATCAAATCGGAATTTATAATTCAAATTTCGTCAATTAAAGATCTCTATATTATAATAAATTGTCAACTTATTGAAATAACTACATTTATCTTCTAAGAAATAATCAAACTTAATATAAGTTGGAAGAAAATCAAACTTAATTCGTTGATACAAAGAAGCATCAACGAATTCATAACACAGACGATGATGGCTCTGGAGAGCCAGAGATCTAAAAACAGATCAAATCCAAAAACCAACGCAGACCCATACGCGGTTATATCCTCAAATTTGCAGAAAACAAGTCATTTTGCTCAAATTGTCTAAAACCACAAAcagttttctcagcaaccaaaaagAGCGGCAGATATAGAtagaaaattgaacaaaaatgaCGGAAACGAAAGTGAATGAGAAAGTGCGGTGACCTTACAGCGCCGCCGACGAAATGGAGCTGAaccttttgtgtgtgtgtgtctctctctcgctcgcgcGCAAGAGGCtttgttttagggtttcttGGATTTTATATGTGTGTAGGGAATAGGGAGGAAAGGTAGTGAAAACTAGCTACTTTTCTTTCTGGTCTTTTTTTCCCCCGTTGGCCCAATTGTTTGAGGTTAGTTgggcttctttttatttttccgcaACTTCGGTTTAAAGTTCTGTTGCAACTGATACGCTAAATACTGtgtaattaagtatatatatatatatatctcaaattaccactcaattgtcactGTTCTTCAACTATCAATTGTATCTCaaattaccactcaattgtcaatgtccctcaactatcaattgtatcaatattttccttaaaaaccactaaaaaatatcaactttttCTCTAGACTAATAACGAAAAGTTAAAaataaccataattttttttttaagcaaaccttaaatttttttcaataaaacaaaaatattcttataaattaaaaaaaaaactaaaactaaaactaaaaatttaaaaaaaaaaaaaaaagagaaaattttataaaaaaaaacacttttttttttataattttataaagggtatttttgtcgtTGAGTGGAATATTAACATCTTTTGGTAATTTATGAGAAaccaccaaaataactaaaaatcatttttttctattctggtgagccactttattaaaattcacCCAGAAGCCTCAcaattttaactagtcaatattcactattccatttaaataataattttttctctatataatctttttacaaaaaatcattcatatcaaTGAAATAATGATAtaatcgtgtgagagatgggagatgggagaagaaaattagagaaaaaatgaaaaaagtgtgctaatcatatgagagagaaaggtgaaacaaaatttggtgagtgtgttgttgagtgaaaatgcttcatctaatttggttagtaatttcagtcatcaaatttttttggttaaaatggtgaggttgcTGAGAGTGGTTGttcaggattttcatcaaattggctcaccaaaatagttaaaaaactattttagtgaggctactaggacaattgatagttttgaaaatattgaCAATCAGAATCATAAGATGATAGTTTGAGAAGAGTATATGAACTTTTCTTACAATTTCtatataatttgatgatgtggTAGTGAAATTTAGTCGTTCAATGAGCATTatctcaattatataaaaattgtataacaatctaataaataatattgctattttttttcttaatttttattttattgagttggttattttatatttttgcatataGTACTGCCTCTAGCTAAGATATTTGTAGGCAAGTTTATAAAAAATCTTGTCATCATATTCtattaataaatatttgatgGAAATGGAAATCTAACACGTCGAATTTAATATCCATTAAGGGATGATAATAATATgaagttttagtattttgctatgagtctttttaaatttaaatacaCATTCTACGATTTGGTCCTCCTAATAATATAGACTAATACTATAAGTTTGACGTGGCGTAGCAGTCTCAGTCAAcctttaaattaattataattaattaattaatatatatatatatatatatatatatatatataatacattgtCACCCAAAGATACAGTTCTTGACCGGCCATCTTTATCCACATGACaatttttacttctattttttatttttttaggaaagaaaaaccctaaaactagctaagggactaccttgccacatgAAAAATATGGTCGAGAATTGTATCTTatgataataaaatattatatctctaaaaatatatataaagtttgtTAGAATTGTCGGTCTTACATATCAATATTATAATATACATTATAATATAATTAGaagataaaatcataaaaatcatattGCAATCATGAacgtgtctctctctctcacacagcATGATCTGATCTGAGCTCTCCCATACTTTTCTTCGTTtcttaattgtcaaaattattgTGTTTAACATTGTGTTCACCTTCAAATTATTAGTAATGATCCTGTTTTGCCCACTTTCAGAACATCGTTTCTAGGCATCCACTAATGTCATGCTAGTCACCGTGAATTGTGTAAAGTGTCCTTCGATCGGGCGAACCGGACCGGCAACATAGAATAACATCTTTAAGGTTTGCCAAACACGGGCAGtgtcaaacgcaccctaaacaTTCACCGTTGGCTTATTAAGTTacagaatattttttttcttttttaattttgctacTAACTTTTTGAAAATACTTCATCTGCcttatcattttaattatttcatttaaaatattattattatttttaatctattttaactaaaccaAAAGAGGGGGAGAGAATCAGATTTTTTTCACTAATTAATTTGATGAGCACTGTAATAGCTAGTAAAATTCTTAGTCGAAATGGGTAGTCGGTTGTATTAgggtattttgtattttttgttacttggctaacaaaaaataacattttgaccATTTTGACTAACCTAATATAAGCACTTTAAGTAGGATGGTGGTTTTGCAACTAAACAAGAATCTTAGCTCTTAAGGGCATTGACAATGGCCATTCCgtaatttctcttaatttaacTCTCAAAATTTACTTTAAAGGTTTTAGTTAGTCACTCTTTTAAACCATCAAATAACACTCTCTAAATGtttatctactttaaataaatactatttttaattcGTAATAACATTGTCATATGAAGccgtttttatttattagaaaaatggaGAACATTGGCACAGTttgcaaaaattattattaaaaaaattataacattgttatttggctctttaaatctaaataaaaaatttgacaaatgttaaatttaacatttgCTAAAAAGTCTgttatttttgtagtttttgttaaaaatatagagaaaaactaaatatgaaGAGTCCATgagctatttaaaatttctccaaatttaattataaaatctacttttattgatttatctagtcaatttttaaagttattaaacaacaaactctctaaatgtttatctactttaaataaatactatttttttttttgataaatttaattgcCAAAAGCATTTAATGCATTAAATTCAATTCAAGCCAGAAGTTTGAAGcattcaatgcaaaaataagatttaaaaattataatattaaataaatacatGTAATTTAGTTTTagttcaatttaattaaatttaaattgaaGATGTTAGGTagtttagtttaataaaaacacaattattgaaattttaattaaaatcaaattatatCCATTGAAGTAAAATTCTAACATAACTTATAATTGAAAGGACCGTGTAATCCATTTTCATAGACAAAATTTGGTATGGgttagaaaaatcattttctaaaatctttgtttttaatgaaatttttaacGGTGCAACTTTTTTAGTTGATATTAAGAGCGCGTTTGATCAAATCCGAGTAGAGGTTCTTAAAGTTATTTGTTGACAACGTGTTCTTGTTATTTTGATGAGTTATGCTACATAGTGCATTTGCATTTTATTGGGTTAATGTGAGTttcaaaaaaaacacacacCATGATTGATCCAATGGCTGATGAACACTAACCATACTAACGAGTGAAATGATAATGAGATGGAAATgtagtatataatatttatatattttgataggCCATATATGCTCCTTATTGCAAGTACTATTTAATGacaatgagaaatgctataggtaccaaattttttaccaagtGATAGGTACAGAAAAAGCTTTAGTCAACAAAGCATTCTTGCAGGCCAGCCCTCCATGTGATCAAGAGAAAAGTGGTAAATGATCCATCGTGTCCTATTTGTGGAGTAGTTGTGGAAACCACGGAGCACGTCCTATGGAGTTGTCCATCAGCCAGGGACGCATGAAGTATGTATAGtagaatattataaaaaatcagtgtgaataataattaatttattcatattGTAGAAGAGCTGTAGTATAAGTTTGATGCTGAAGAGTTCTTTATTTTGGCAATAGTAGCTAGAAATTTATGGCTCAAGAGGAACACTGTAGTTTTTGTAGGGATCTTTAACCATCATAATCTTATTGTTAAGAAAATGTTAGATTCcattaacaaatttaaaattgcaaatgcTAGGCCGCAAGCTAAAGGCGAGGGTTCTTTGTTTATTCAAAAGTGGAAAGCACCTGCAGTGGATTATGTGAAGGTTAACTGGATGCAATGATAGATAAGCCCATATGTAAGATGAGTATTGgggtaattgtgagagaccatgAGGGAGACATTTTGACGACTTTGTTAGCCCATCAACAATGTATCATTGATCCTGGTACTGCGGCATTAAGGGCAACAATTTTTGCTATGGAGTTGGGACATCAACATGTGGAACTAGAAGGTGATGCAATCCAAATTATGCGAGATATGAATAAAGAATGAAATAATTGGTGTATGTATAGCCTATTGATTGATGATGCCTGAGTTATTTATAATACCCCAAAATATTATATAGGGTTAATTGAGTTCTAGAATTGTTAATGGATTTGATAAGGTTCATTAGAGATTGTTAGAAGTAAGAATGTTGATTTTTGTTCATGGCGAACGTACGAAGTGAGATATTCGAACGTTCGAGTCAAACCCTAATTCTAAACTTTTGATGTTGGAAGTCCAAACGTTCACCGTGAACATCAGAGCGATCATTTTTCCTTTCACGAACGTTCTAATGATGTGTTGTATTGTATGTCAGAAGGTACATCCAACGCATTTGGTGTGTACGTAAGATCGTACATCGAACAATCGTAACGTGCAACGAAAATTTGTGTAACCCTAAATAGTACATGAATGTTCGACATGTAGAAAATCAGCTCATTCTTATCCTCAATGATTTCTCCCCCATAACTAATCCACcctctttgtttattttgtgtATTTCCTCCAATTTGAGCTTGTGTTACTCTAGTACGAGTGTGTGTGAGTGCTTTGGTTAGAGGAAAACGTTTTGCTCTGAGGAGTAATCCACTTAGCTTAGCTCATTATTTTATAGTCGTTATgttgttggtttgttttgtGGCTTTTAACCATAGATTTAATTCTATAGGCATTATAATAGTCTTAATGTTGGTTTAGTGTTAGGATTTAGCATTTTGATGTTTTAGACGTAACGTTGATTGCATGATGagttgttatggctttggaccATATTAGGAGCATTGTTAAAGATGTAGGATTTGCTTAGAAGTGGTTTTGTTACGTTTGGATTCAAAACTAAGTTATTGCTAGGAACGAACGTTCGATACCCCCGGCTGAACATTCAATCATTGTGCTTTGAATGATCATTCGAGCATCATATCTTAAACGGTCGATTCTCGTGTACCGAATGTTCGTGGGCCAGACATAATAcctattttgaatttattagaGCATATAATCAGTTTTATCTCAGGATTAggactaataataatttatttttatttttatattttgaggtTGTTGAGCCTGATAACATTTTGTGGAGGATTTTAtgatacaagtgagtaaaaactcacaCGGATACTTGAGGATTGATTGCGGGATTATGAAGATCGCTCATGGTAATTAGTGTTTTTTAGTGATGTTATAGGCTTAGCATTTGAGGTTCGATTGTGTATTAAAgtttagttttgattttctATATCGATGATATGTATAACACAATTTACGTTAATGTAATGACTTTTAGTAGATGCTTTGGTTATAATAAATGTTGATATAAATCTCATGTTTCTGTTGCATAATATTCGTTTTTTAGGGATTAGAAATCCCTAACTCATATTCCTTGTGAAATGAGACTGAGAAACGAATTGTaaaattaattactaattaattaatttttcgtGGCGTTATATCATGCTTAATAGTTTGCAGTTATGGAGGATGAACCATGTTAGGAGGGAGGCAAATGTAGTATCTCATAGGCTAGCCAATGAAGCGCTTTCTCTTAAGGATGAACAAGTTCATATGGAAGAAAGTCATCTTTGTATTCTTGATATTATAACTCTTGAATGCAGTAATCTttaaatgctatatatataaaaagttgacgtgactaaattaaaaaaaaaagaagaagaagaagaagaaagatggatATTAAAATGATGTAGAGCTTATttattacaaataattaaaacaattaataaagagaaatgctatatataccAATAAACAAGCTACACATTATTTTAATACCCAATCCCTTACTAAAAAGTTTAACACCCATAACATTTATCTTACCTTATTGGACATTGTTTGGAAATTCACATCTCATTCTTCTCACGTTTTGCAACATTCTGTCACATCCTTTCTTTTCCTATATTTTACTTGTCTTCTATATTCCATAGTGAATTGCGCGTTCTAATCTCTTTGTTTTACATCTAAAAAtactaaataaaaaagtaaatttattaTTGCTTTGCCACTTGTCCATCCAAACTCTCCCAAGTGTTTAGCCACTTATTTGGATTCTAGTTTCGTATAAAAGTggataaatgttttttttttttttaaaacgtaccAATCACATA
Protein-coding regions in this window:
- the LOC133861960 gene encoding transcription factor IIIA-like, coding for MGQMGEIEKPIFRDIRHYFCEYCGICRSKKSLITSHILAHHKEEMGEKRADEEEKIGGTKSNTCTECGSTFKKPAYLKQHMQSHSLERPYKCPVDDCHSSYRRKDHLTRHLLQHQGKLFNCPIENCNREFSLQGNMKRHVKEFHGEDHPPTDTECQKQYVCPEIGCGKVFRFASKLRKHEDSHVKLDSVEAFCCETGCMKYFANDQCLKAHIKSCHRHITCEICGTKQLKKNIKRHLQMHEAEVSLVRIKCHHKGCLHTFSNKSNLRQHEKAVHLDLKPFACSFSGCGMRFAHKHVRDNHEKTGNHVYTPGDFEESDDQFQSRPRGGLKRKCPTVEMLIRKRVTPPSQFDEGSDYLSWLLSQRNEDEQ